The Solanum lycopersicum chromosome 8, SLM_r2.1 DNA segment ATTACTCAAAAAGTGAAGAGCAAATTAACAATGGTGATATGATCCGAACAGTGACGGAGGTCGGAAGAATGACCGGAGGAGCTTTATCGGAATGTATATTTTGCCAGATTGCTACCTCTTCAACTTCAACCACTCTCCTTCACTCCGTCAGATCTCTCctctcactttttttttttggttccgATAACAATCAGTCCACATGCGTGAAGTAAGTTGATGATTTTGTTTGGTTTAATTGATTTTACAGGATGATAAAGTTGTTGCATTTCAAGATATTAATCCCTCTGCCTTCAGGTTGTTCAATTTTTCATTGTTTCCTATTGTTTTTACTATAGTTGGATTCAGTATTTAATTCAAGAGTGAATGATCAAAATTATGCATAAACTATCCTGGTTTTTGAGTTTCATGCTTGAACTATTAGGAGCTCTAGTTTCCCAGGTACAACTATCATCAAATGTTCATGGAAAAACACCTTCAACTATCAATTTCCTTTTCCTAAATGAACAGTGATGATATTTCAGCTAGTAAAAGGAAACAACTGACAGCTGATGTATAATTGATAAATAGTTGATGAATCCCATTCGCTCCCCTAGCTTTAGTCTCTCAGTGTCGGCCCAGCAGAGTAGATCAGGTAGAAAAAAGAGAACAATATTTGATAAGTTGATATAGTTCAGTTAGGAAAAATTAACACGACCGGATAGTTTAGGTACAGAACTTGAAAAAACATGATCTTCAGGTGTGTTTTTGACCATTTAACTCTTAATCTAATGAATCAGTAAGCCTCAATCTCAAACTAGTTGATGGCGGACTTTAAAATAACTTGACTAACTCTCAGCTGGCCATTTGGACCTTACTATGCCGTGGGAAACTTAAAGTCAGGTCGCAGGCGGTAGTTGATTTCTTCTCATATCTCCTGGCCAGACAGAGTTACTGGATGGATACATATGTTGGTGGGAGATAGCAAGTATCCTGgggaattagtcgaggtgttCACAAGTTGGTTCGgacaaaatttttataaaaataaaataaaattgggaGTTTTGTATATAATCATTTAACTTGTAAATTATGATCCATCTTCTGCTGTTTTTTTAGTTAATTGAGCAGCACAAGTGCTTTCCTTTGCACTACATTTTGTAAGTTCTGGCTTAGTTGTTCATAGATTCCGTGAAATCCTATTTGCTGAATTTTTTGTATTGCATTTTAACTATGAAACTGATGAGTTTCATTCATATTGAGTTATATTGGCGGAGGGACATAGAAATACTTATTTCCTCGCTTTGTAGTTAATAAATACTCTACAAGAGAATCATAAAGTGGCTTTATTTTTGTATAGATGGACATGTTAATGAATTccctttttcttcctctttATGTCGAATATAGGATATACAAATGTTAGCTAGTGCTAGGATGTAATGAAGAGCTATCCCAGCTTCAAGTCTTTGCCACTTTTAGCATCACCctttgaaaatgaacaattagaTACATCATTTAGCTGCACCGGAGTTCAATTGAGCAGGCTCAACTTACTTATCTCAAGTTGATAGAATGATTCTTTGGCAGTAAAACTTTTACTCTCCTTGGTAATTGTATCAAGTCAAACTAAGTCATTAGAACGGAAGGGATGACTTATGGATCTTTTATGCCAAGTTAAGTCATTAGAAATGGAGGGAGGTCTAAGGGTATGTTCAGTATGAAGAAATGATTTCCAATTTCCCATGTTCAGTTGgtcaaatattttgaataacatAAACAAGCTCcttaaaaatgaggaaaataacCTCTCTAGTGAAATTAGGAAAAACAAGCTCTACCAATGACATGCGATATTGATCAGGTCCTCCCCATCGTCCAACACCTCATCTTCACCCTTAGCCTCCCTAGTCCTCATCCTCGCCATCCCACAGCCCTACCTCCCGACCTCAAGTTTTCATAGTGCTTGTCTAAACTATATACAATTGCTTTTTAGGATATGCTTACCTATGGAACACAAGAAAATAAGGAAGAAACCcacttatttttcaagaaaacattttccttcatacatGACACACCCCAGTCAGTAGGAATGGAGGGAGGACTATGAATCTTGTACTTATCTTTAATGGTCATAATGCTGGCCTTCTGTTTGGCAAGTAACTAGAAATGGAGGGAGGACTATGAATCTTGTACTTATCTTTAGTGGTCATAATGCTGGCTTTCTGTTTGGCTCGTTATTTTTGGTCAATTActcaatcaaatatttttaatcatgaGAAAGAAACAATATGCAGATAGTTTTGTATAATCTATTTGTTctccataattttttaatactttCAGTCAGTATATTTATTTCTAGGCGACATTGTATTATGTCTTATCTAACATGGTAATTTGATATGCCATATCGGTCATCTAATTTTACTTCCGTTGCTGGCATAGAATGTGAATTTGCAAAATCCTTTGTAATGATCTCCTCTTAATACTCAAAATCTTGACAGGCATTACTTGGTAATTCCAAAACAGCACATTCCAACTGTCAAAAACCTTCAGCGAAGCTCAGACGACTTCTCCTTGGGTAAAGTATACTTATTGGATGCATGTTTACTACCTCATTTTCTTTTGGAATCTCGATACTGCCTTATTTCTCTGTTTTCACACATCTAACTTGCAGCTTCTTTTCTTATAGTGAGTCACATGTTAGATGTGGGAAAGAGTCTGCTAGATAGGGATGCACCTCAGTCAAAGCACTACAGGTATTGTCTTTTAAACACATATACAGAAAGAAGGACTTGCATCTTCATTATCTCGACAGCATTCTATAATTTGTAGTATGTAATGAATGACATAACCACACCTAATACTCctgaattttcttttcaatcacTTAGCAGAATAAATGCAGGCATCTAAAGCAATGTTAATCCAATGATTTAGCGAACTTGTTTTGCAATTTTAGCTTTCTGCTTTATTTTCTGGCTCTTGTGTTGAATTAAGGGCCAATCAACAGAAGCTTCTATGGAAGAAGGACTACGTTTTACAATCTTAGCCGCTAGTTGTAAGTACTGTTTTGAGGCTAGAGATAGAGAAAACAGCTGCAATGATGTAGTTGATTTCTCTAGCATACAACTTGCAAGTTCATAaccaatatatattttgaaatattgtcATGCGTTCTGGAATTTAAACAATTTTGGTATTACTTTATATTTCGGGATTCTTAACATAGAAACTTATACTTGTGGATTAGGAATCCTTTTCACAACTATTTTTCCATGTTCTCAGATTTGGTTTCCATCAGCCTCCATTCAACAGTGTAGATCACCTCCACCTCCACTGCTTCGCGCTTCCTTATACTCCAAGGTAACCTTTTCTCTACATGCTTAAACTTCCTTGATACTCTAGAACATTACCTTTTCGAAAACTTTGAACTCTTCGAAGTGTTGTATATTCCCTTTTCTAATTTTAGACGTTGAACAGCTGGCGATTTATGAAATACTTATCATTGGGGCCTCTTGGTGGATTTATAGAAGTTGAAAAACTATTGGAGAGAATAAAACCACCAATTATTCATCCCTCATCAATGTAACTGGCTCTGGATTTGCGGTTTCTAATTGACAAAAGAGTAAGTAATCTGCtgattattattcatttatatacACAAATCCTAATAGATACAAATACTTGGTGATTTCTTTTCATCTATCGACTATCATAGCCTTGGTGGATAGAACTATCTAATACATATTATTGTTGGTGGAAGGTGAAAGGTAATTCGTGATCTGGTTTTTCTGCTTTTTGCGGAGAGCCACACTGTAATTAGTTGGCATGTGTTACGTTTCACAAGTAATGATGAAACGTTTATATGGGAGTCCGAAGCCtaaaggtataaaatattaacaaaaaattcaaaacggtatataaaattttatattaaccaaaatggCAAAATCGCTTGAACAACAACGGTTTTGCTTTTTCCGGTGGAGTAAATCGTtgttgttccagcgattttgccattttggttaatataaatttttatatattgttttgaagtttttgttaatattttataccctttaggctTCGAACTCGTTTATATGGATTCTATAGTCCATTAGCAATTGTCAAAATGAGTTGCAGATACTTAtcttatgtaatttttataaataatttatatcaacTTTTACCTTTCGTGGATCCAAATTTCAACTTTGaatcttaattatattttctactAAACTATTGCTcgtaaaattaaaatgtataaatgATTTTTGCGGATAATTTTAGAATGTAACTTAGGTATCATCACAAATGAAACCTAGGAAATTAGAATATCGAACTAGTAAATCGTAACTATAATAGAAGAGACGTTTAATGATAATAGGTATATTTTTTAGCGgtgatatttattattgttgtaaaCACATTTAATAGCAACTAAATTAATGTCATTGCACTTATAATAGCTACGATCTTAAacgatatttatataaaattctgaTTATATTATCTCGATTTATTGCATTAAAAATTTacacaaataattaaaagtgtCCTGAAAATTGACTTTTAATGTATGTGTTGTTGTATTACACATCAGACACAAAGTCAATTTATATGATTAGGGGTGGACCCACGTTGATGTTTAATTTCatatcaatttatataaaaatttgaaaaaacggtataaaattgaatattgatcactcaaaaaattttaaaaaatttaaaatttatcaacaaaTTGTGACCGCAAAACACAacttaaaaacataataaattatttcttttaaatatttttgacttaCCTATGTTATTATACATAGACAAAATTCTAATCATGTAAAATCGATAATtaaatacatgaaaaaattaaatgaattaatatatttttaagaatgattactaaactattttttatttattactatttatagcaatattatgataaatctgtaatatgtattaaaagtgaattatttatgcaatatatttgaattgtaactgtttttaaaatatattatgtttatttcgtaaaaaattgtcacattatattataacttataagtgtactaaaatatgtgataaatgtattattcatcattaaaacttatattatatttgaataataaatttatctttctaatatatattaaacttgtattattataaataaattaaaagtgatcaagtgaaaaaaatgttattactataaattataaatattttttttattatagtatatttacgTAAGTTTCCCCGAATACATTAACctcaataaaatcataaaatccataagaaaaaaaaaacttataatttgGCATTGCCATTGGAGAGTTATACGGATCACCCCCAAATTATTTGTGTAATAATCAGTAAAGGAAGAAGAAAACTAAATccaaaatttccctttttactCAATTCACTTtctcaacaaaaaattaaaaaaatgagcaGTGCAGAAACAGAGCTTCTCACCATCGGTCCTCTTGAGCTCAAATTcgcatgtaattttttttttatttgagtttatCCTCTCtgttttttccccatttttttaatttttttttttgacgtTATTTGGTTTTGATTTGATCAGTTGAGCTGAAGAAACAGATATCGTGTTCCCttcaattatcaaataaaactGAAAATCATGTCGCATTTAAGGTGCATTTTccgtttttaaattttctgttttatgatttttgaatttttttcataaattttctttttattatatagattttgatttgtttttgtttttgttttttcaggTTAAAACGACGAACCCGAAAAAGTATTGTGTTCGTCCGAATACAGGCATTGTTTTGCCTCGATCCACTTGTGATGTTATCGgtattcacattttttttttgtctatctaacaaaaatagtatattttttaagagaTTAGTTGTTGTGTTTTATGTTATGTAACGTTATTGACTTATTAGTTCGTATTCTTATCCTGCATTTTTGGAAGTGGTGCAATTCGAACTTTTGATGACGACTTGGTCATGTGGCAATAACTTTACTAGTTGTGCAGCCAAGGGTCGGCTTCATTTGAATAAAGAAGAGACACATTTTGATATttggaaataatttaattttaacttctCGTTTTTATTCTTAGTGATGTGTTTTTATAGCTACGGAAATGTCATATGTGACActgttttcttttattagtttgttaaCAATTTAACTTAAAGCTTAGTATTTTATCCTTGATGGTATATTTTTTATAGTCGTAGAAATCTCATTACGTGTCTAAGACCGTAAGTTTCaaaagatttcttttttttttttttggttgagcTATATGTTCAGTCAAATAATGTTATATACATTAGGATATAAGAAAGTTGAAGTTATGTATATGAATTCGTAATGTCCATGTCTCTCCCTTTAAGCTTGTTACTGCAGCTCAAATGTTAACTTTGAAATTATGTTTCATCAAATTGAGATATTATAAGTTTGAGTCGGCTATCTGAATCTTCACTCCTCACTGTCCAAGTCGTTCCATTTAAGCTCATCAGTGCAgcttaactttaactttaacttataCTTCACCGAATTGACATACTTCAtgtgtttcaatttgtttgtctggtTTTAACTTTATACCGACTTTAAGAAAGCAAATAAGACTTTTGAAtttgtggtcttaaactaaagatatgtagaatgtaccaaaatgtcatTTAATCTTGGAGTCTTAAACATGCTATATGGAAAGTTAGAATTaaaaagttgaccaaaaaaaaaaggaacttaTCACATTGTTAGTGTCAGATTTTCGTTTCTTGGTTTGGTCGTTGAGTTAAGTTTACATCTTTTTGTAGTAACAATGCAAGCACAGAAGGAGGCCCCTGCTGATATGCAATGCAAGGACAAGTTTCTACTTCAGAGTGTCGTTGCAAGCGCTGTTACCaatccaaaagacatcactCAGGAAATGGTAATCATACAAATGACTGGATCTTTTTCTTCGTTTTCTAATGCCGAGTCTCTGAATACAAGAAAAATGTACCTTTATTATCATATTGAGTTAATCGTCAAAAACACATCTGAACTATCACTTATTCATGAGTCTCACATTCCAACCATCAGTTGTTTTATTTTCCTACCTGAAGTATCATCATCTATGTATTAGAACAGACCTCGAAGTTGATTAGACCAACTATCAAATGGTGATAGTTCAGGTAAGAAAAGGGAACGCTTGATAGTTGAGGTGTGGAACTCATGAAAAAGCGATAGTTCAGATGTATTTTTGATCATTATCTCTATCGTATTAACTTACCTTACTGAAATGTTTGATAAATAGGTGGATAATGTTTTGGTCGTTGTTGTTACTCAACCATTTAAGCGTAGTGAAGTTTGTTGATCTCTTTGTAGTTCAATAAGGAGCCTGGACGCGTTGTAGAAGAGTGCAAATTGAAAGTGATTTACCTCCCCCCTCCTCAACCACCATCCCCCGTGGCAGAAGGATCAGAAGAAGG contains these protein-coding regions:
- the LOC101264447 gene encoding vesicle-associated protein 1-1-like isoform X2; translation: MSSAETELLTIGPLELKFAFELKKQISCSLQLSNKTENHVAFKVKTTNPKKYCVRPNTGIVLPRSTCDVIVTMQAQKEAPADMQCKDKFLLQSVVASAVTNPKDITQEMFNKEPGRVVEECKLKVIYLPPPQPPSPVAEGSEEGSSPRQSLTENDNQNGSEAKSLIYRLTEEKAGALHQSNRLRQELEIMRRDISKSRSGGVSFKFVIVLGLIGVVMGYILKSS
- the LOC101264447 gene encoding vesicle-associated protein 1-2-like isoform X1; this translates as MSSAETELLTIGPLELKFAFELKKQISCSLQLSNKTENHVAFKVKTTNPKKYCVRPNTGIVLPRSTCDVIVTMQAQKEAPADMQCKDKFLLQSVVASAVTNPKDITQEMFNKEPGRVVEECKLKVIYLPPPQPPSPVAEGSEEGSSPRQSLTENDNQNGSELTRTFLETHDKSTEAKSLIYRLTEEKAGALHQSNRLRQELEIMRRDISKSRSGGVSFKFVIVLGLIGVVMGYILKSS
- the LOC101265563 gene encoding bifunctional adenosine 5'-phosphosulfate phosphorylase/adenylylsulfatase HINT4, yielding MIRTVTEVGRMTGGALSECIFCQIATSSTSTTLLHSDDKVVAFQDINPSAFRHYLVIPKQHIPTVKNLQRSSDDFSLVSHMLDVGKSLLDRDAPQSKHYRFGFHQPPFNSVDHLHLHCFALPYTPSWRFMKYLSLGPLGGFIEVEKLLERIKPPIIHPSSM